One window of Sinorhizobium fredii NGR234 genomic DNA carries:
- a CDS encoding hydroxypyruvate isomerase family protein has product MAVNLFSAHIGYLYTELPLRERIAAAAGSGFTAIEHPQPFAIPTTDMRRELARHQMVLSQIAAGMGDASKGEKGLAALPGREADFREGFNRALDYAIAVDCPFVHPMAGVPTKADVSAVAETYHGNLTHAIERTAGTSVKILVEAISEAAVPGFFMSTLDHASRIQDIFGPGNLALLVDTFHARANGIALQSWIPANAHRIGHVHIADHPGRHEPGTGSIDFEALLGTLAEQAYEGAIGFEYIPSATTVDSAAFLPRWKQLMAAKIKQKKQDRRPA; this is encoded by the coding sequence ATGGCTGTCAACCTGTTCTCCGCTCATATCGGCTATCTGTATACAGAGCTGCCCTTGCGGGAGAGGATAGCGGCTGCCGCAGGCTCGGGCTTCACGGCGATCGAACATCCGCAGCCTTTCGCCATTCCCACAACCGATATGCGGCGCGAACTTGCCCGTCATCAGATGGTCCTGTCGCAAATCGCCGCCGGCATGGGTGATGCCAGCAAAGGCGAGAAGGGGCTGGCGGCGCTTCCCGGCCGGGAGGCGGACTTCCGCGAAGGCTTCAACCGGGCGCTCGACTATGCCATCGCCGTCGATTGCCCTTTCGTGCATCCGATGGCAGGCGTTCCCACCAAAGCCGATGTCTCCGCCGTGGCGGAAACCTATCACGGCAATCTGACCCATGCCATCGAGCGGACGGCAGGAACGAGCGTCAAGATCCTGGTCGAGGCGATCAGCGAGGCGGCGGTGCCCGGCTTTTTCATGTCGACGCTCGACCATGCCAGCCGCATCCAGGACATCTTCGGACCCGGCAATCTTGCGCTGCTGGTCGACACCTTCCACGCCCGCGCCAACGGCATAGCGCTCCAGAGCTGGATTCCGGCCAATGCCCACCGGATCGGTCATGTCCATATCGCCGATCATCCGGGCAGGCACGAGCCGGGGACCGGATCGATCGACTTCGAAGCGCTGCTCGGCACGCTTGCGGAGCAGGCTTACGAGGGCGCGATCGGCTTCGAATACATCCCTTCCGCGACCACAGTCGACAGCGCCGCCTTCCTGCCTCGCTGGAAGCAACTCATGGCGGCAAAGATCAAACAAAAGAAGCAAGACAGGAGGCCTGCATGA
- a CDS encoding Ldh family oxidoreductase, translated as MSNVKYFSSDELIAFATKIFAATGMADADAATIAGDLVKANLRGIDSHGVSRIPMYVERLQRGLVNPKPAVTVKKVAGAVSLVDGDNGMGFIASHRATEEAIELARANGIGLVGVHRSTHFGMGALYALQAIEAGYISMIFTNSSPAIPMWGGRTTFLGASPIAAGIPGGKYAPYVMDMAMTVIARGKIRLAAMKGETIAEGLALDVDGNPTTDAAKAFEGVCLPFGGVKGSVLATLMDLMSGVLTGANFGGDVKSLYFDHSEPQNVGHLFFAIKPDLFMSPENFDARMDAFYERIKALPKAAGVEEIMMPGEPEQRREAERLRTGIPITANVIADLTKEGDRIGVMFPTGRSSGEAA; from the coding sequence ATGTCGAATGTCAAATATTTCTCCTCGGACGAACTGATCGCCTTCGCGACAAAGATATTCGCGGCGACCGGAATGGCCGACGCCGACGCGGCGACGATTGCCGGCGATCTGGTCAAGGCCAATTTGCGCGGCATCGACTCGCATGGCGTGTCGCGGATCCCGATGTATGTCGAGCGATTGCAGCGCGGGCTCGTCAATCCGAAGCCTGCTGTCACCGTGAAGAAGGTCGCCGGCGCCGTCTCCCTCGTCGATGGAGACAACGGCATGGGCTTCATCGCCTCGCACCGGGCGACAGAAGAAGCCATCGAACTCGCCAGGGCCAACGGCATCGGCCTGGTCGGCGTCCATCGCAGCACGCATTTCGGCATGGGGGCGCTCTATGCGCTGCAGGCGATCGAAGCTGGCTACATCTCGATGATCTTCACGAATTCGTCGCCGGCGATCCCGATGTGGGGCGGCCGCACCACTTTCCTCGGGGCGAGCCCCATCGCGGCCGGCATTCCGGGCGGGAAATACGCGCCTTACGTCATGGACATGGCGATGACGGTGATCGCCCGCGGCAAGATCCGGCTGGCGGCCATGAAGGGCGAGACCATCGCGGAAGGACTGGCCCTCGATGTCGACGGCAATCCGACAACGGACGCGGCCAAGGCCTTCGAAGGCGTTTGCCTGCCGTTCGGCGGGGTCAAGGGCTCGGTGCTCGCTACGCTGATGGACCTGATGTCCGGTGTGCTTACCGGAGCGAATTTCGGCGGTGACGTGAAGAGCCTCTATTTCGATCACAGCGAGCCGCAGAATGTCGGCCACCTGTTCTTCGCCATCAAGCCCGACCTATTCATGTCGCCCGAGAATTTCGACGCGCGCATGGACGCGTTCTACGAACGGATCAAGGCCCTGCCCAAGGCAGCCGGCGTCGAGGAAATCATGATGCCCGGCGAGCCGGAGCAACGCCGCGAAGCAGAACGGCTCAGAACCGGAATCCCGATCACCGCGAATGTGATTGCGGACCTGACCAAGGAGGGTGATCGCATCGGCGTGATGTTCCCCACGGGCCGGTCGTCGGGCGAGGCTGCCTGA
- a CDS encoding tripartite tricarboxylate transporter permease — protein sequence MDTIAALFHGFAVAVTPYNLFWSLVGVTLGTAIGVLPGIGPALTVALLLPVTYGLEPTSAFIMFAGIYYGAMYGGSTTSILLNTPGESASIVTALDGHAMARKGRGAQALATAAIGSFVAGTIATVALTFIAPLMVKIALLFGPAEYFALMVLALTTVTAVLGDSLSRGLASLLFGLALGLVGLDLQTGQARFTLGIAELLDGIDVVVVAVGLFAVGETLFTVARHCFETEEIYQLKGSKWLSREDWRRSWKPWLRGTALGFPIGALPAGGSEIPTFLSYLTEKRLSKNPEEFGHGAIEAVAGPEAANNASAAGVLAPLLALGLPTSATAAIMLAAFQQYGIQPGPLLFDSNPELVWGLIASLYIGNVMLLLLNLPLAGVWVKLLAIPRPWLYSGILLFATMGAYTLNNNIVDVALLWIIGLIGFGMRVLNVPVAPCIVGLILGPLAEQQFRRALTISQGDASVFFTHPISLALIVIALTLVLVPTVLRWRAARQAREAANHV from the coding sequence ATGGATACGATTGCAGCACTCTTTCACGGCTTTGCCGTCGCCGTCACGCCCTACAACCTGTTCTGGTCGCTGGTCGGCGTGACGCTCGGCACCGCAATCGGCGTCCTTCCCGGCATCGGTCCGGCGCTCACGGTCGCCCTGCTTCTGCCGGTCACCTACGGACTCGAGCCGACCAGCGCGTTCATCATGTTTGCCGGTATCTACTACGGCGCCATGTATGGGGGCTCGACAACCTCGATCCTGCTCAACACGCCCGGCGAATCCGCATCGATCGTTACGGCGCTCGATGGGCACGCCATGGCCCGGAAGGGCCGCGGCGCGCAGGCGCTGGCGACGGCAGCGATCGGCTCCTTCGTCGCCGGCACGATTGCGACAGTGGCGCTCACTTTCATTGCACCCTTGATGGTGAAGATCGCGCTGCTCTTCGGTCCCGCCGAATATTTCGCGCTGATGGTGCTCGCGCTCACCACCGTCACTGCGGTGTTGGGCGACTCGCTCTCGCGCGGCCTCGCAAGCCTGCTGTTCGGTCTCGCGCTCGGCCTTGTCGGTCTCGACCTGCAGACCGGTCAGGCACGCTTCACGCTCGGGATTGCAGAGCTTCTGGACGGTATCGACGTGGTGGTCGTCGCCGTCGGCCTCTTTGCCGTCGGCGAAACGCTGTTCACCGTGGCGCGCCACTGCTTTGAGACCGAGGAAATCTACCAGCTCAAGGGCTCCAAGTGGCTGAGCCGCGAGGACTGGCGCCGCTCCTGGAAGCCGTGGCTGCGTGGAACTGCGCTCGGCTTCCCGATCGGCGCGCTGCCGGCGGGCGGCAGCGAGATCCCGACCTTTCTCTCCTACCTGACGGAGAAGCGTCTTTCGAAGAACCCGGAAGAATTCGGTCATGGTGCGATCGAGGCGGTGGCGGGGCCGGAAGCAGCCAACAACGCCTCGGCGGCCGGCGTGCTTGCTCCGCTGCTGGCTCTCGGCCTGCCGACCTCGGCGACGGCGGCGATCATGCTGGCGGCCTTCCAGCAATACGGCATCCAGCCTGGACCGCTGCTCTTCGACAGCAACCCCGAACTCGTCTGGGGGCTCATCGCCAGCCTCTATATCGGCAATGTCATGCTGCTGCTGCTCAACCTGCCGCTAGCCGGCGTCTGGGTGAAGCTGCTGGCCATCCCGCGCCCCTGGCTCTACTCGGGAATCCTGCTGTTCGCGACGATGGGTGCCTATACGCTCAACAACAACATCGTCGATGTGGCGCTGCTGTGGATCATCGGTCTCATCGGCTTCGGCATGCGGGTCCTGAACGTCCCGGTCGCGCCCTGCATCGTCGGTCTGATCCTTGGGCCGCTCGCCGAACAGCAATTCCGCCGTGCGCTGACGATCAGCCAGGGCGATGCGAGCGTCTTCTTCACCCATCCGATTTCGCTGGCGCTCATCGTTATCGCCCTGACGCTCGTCCTCGTCCCCACCGTCTTGCGCTGGCGTGCCGCACGCCAGGCGAGGGAAGCCGCGAACCACGTCTGA
- a CDS encoding tripartite tricarboxylate transporter TctB family protein produces the protein MSKSASLRIGETILGLATLNLGSFIAIETWMTPPIAAQAVIGPGLFPALIATGLILVGLQLLYEAFFHRFEVEEFPELDWKAVIIVAAAFASQFVLLERLGWIASGTFLFVVSAMAFGSRAHVRNVLIGLALTAITYLVFDYGLDLDLPTGSYVEDLIIMFGGSV, from the coding sequence ATGTCGAAGTCGGCCAGTCTCCGTATCGGTGAGACAATCCTCGGACTTGCCACGCTCAACCTTGGATCGTTCATCGCGATCGAAACCTGGATGACGCCTCCCATCGCGGCGCAGGCGGTCATCGGACCGGGCTTGTTCCCGGCGCTGATCGCCACCGGCCTGATCCTCGTCGGCCTGCAATTGCTCTACGAGGCATTCTTCCACCGCTTTGAGGTGGAGGAGTTCCCGGAACTCGACTGGAAGGCAGTGATCATCGTCGCCGCCGCTTTCGCCTCGCAGTTCGTGCTGTTGGAGCGGCTCGGCTGGATCGCCTCCGGTACGTTTCTCTTCGTCGTCTCGGCGATGGCCTTCGGCAGCCGCGCTCATGTCCGGAACGTCCTGATCGGACTGGCGCTGACGGCGATCACCTATCTCGTGTTCGACTATGGACTCGATCTCGATCTGCCGACCGGCAGCTATGTCGAGGACCTTATCATCATGTTCGGAGGATCGGTGTGA
- a CDS encoding Bug family tripartite tricarboxylate transporter substrate binding protein: MRNITRRAFSTLLAAAATAMLVHQTAVPALAGEQLESLHITAPSSPGSGYDQLARAVQTILQEDKITGPVEVQNIAGGGGTVGLSQFVTTKPRHPSAIVIGFALVGGVLTTKSPVTLDQTVPVARLMGEADAIVVPANSDIKTMADLVARLKADPSKVAWAGGSIGGIDHVAAGLIAKTVGVDPKKINYVVHAGGGEVLASTLGGHATVGISGYEEFRAQVEAGQLRALAVTGDARIAGVDVPTLKEAGVDLAVMNWRGIMAHPKLADEDREALGNAIATLVKTPEWKAALEKRGWIDTYLPAEEFGAFLADEQKRVESALKEVGLL, encoded by the coding sequence ATGAGAAACATAACACGCCGCGCGTTCTCAACGCTTCTTGCCGCCGCAGCGACAGCGATGCTGGTGCATCAGACGGCCGTTCCCGCTTTGGCGGGAGAGCAGCTCGAATCCCTGCACATCACGGCACCGAGCAGTCCGGGCAGCGGTTACGACCAGTTGGCGCGCGCCGTACAGACCATCCTCCAGGAGGACAAGATCACCGGTCCCGTCGAGGTGCAGAATATCGCCGGCGGCGGCGGAACGGTCGGGCTGTCGCAGTTTGTGACGACCAAGCCGCGCCATCCGAGCGCCATAGTCATCGGCTTTGCCCTCGTCGGCGGCGTCCTGACGACCAAGTCTCCGGTAACGCTCGACCAGACCGTTCCGGTCGCCCGCCTTATGGGCGAGGCCGACGCCATCGTGGTTCCGGCGAATTCCGACATCAAGACGATGGCTGATCTCGTCGCTCGCCTGAAGGCCGATCCCTCGAAGGTTGCCTGGGCCGGCGGTTCGATCGGCGGCATCGATCACGTTGCTGCAGGGCTGATCGCCAAGACCGTCGGCGTCGATCCGAAGAAGATCAACTATGTCGTGCATGCCGGCGGCGGCGAGGTGCTTGCCTCGACGCTCGGCGGCCACGCGACCGTCGGCATCAGCGGCTACGAGGAGTTCCGCGCCCAGGTCGAAGCAGGGCAACTTCGTGCCCTTGCCGTCACCGGTGACGCGCGCATTGCGGGCGTCGATGTGCCGACTCTCAAGGAAGCGGGCGTCGACCTCGCCGTCATGAACTGGCGCGGCATCATGGCGCATCCGAAGCTCGCTGACGAAGACCGCGAAGCGCTCGGCAACGCGATCGCCACACTCGTCAAGACGCCCGAATGGAAGGCGGCGCTCGAGAAGCGCGGCTGGATCGACACCTACCTTCCGGCTGAGGAATTCGGCGCATTCCTGGCGGACGAGCAGAAGCGCGTCGAGAGCGCGCTGAAGGAAGTCGGGCTGCTCTGA
- a CDS encoding GntR family transcriptional regulator, with the protein MTPLIASLADQIVAHIRTDKLAEGDRLVERKLAEQFRVSRSPVRNAMKLLHEVGVLKQGEGGGYLIADVEAAEKLSLESASTEDDEQIYLTIADDRLHGRLPERITESEFLRRYDLTKGRLSKILLRMANEGWIERLPGHGWAFLPVLTSLQAYEDSFRFRLLIEPAALLEPSFKLNRPALLRCREEQEWLVNGGIWTVPDAKLFELNSGMHEAIIECCQNSFFIDSLKRLDRLRRLIDYRQMLDRNSARERCREHIELLDLILAGKNEDASRYMARHLKDLSRLKIVAREMRG; encoded by the coding sequence ATGACACCCTTGATCGCCAGTCTTGCCGACCAGATCGTCGCGCATATCCGCACCGACAAGCTTGCCGAGGGCGATCGCCTCGTCGAGCGCAAGCTCGCAGAACAGTTTCGCGTCTCGCGCTCGCCGGTCAGAAATGCCATGAAGCTCCTGCACGAGGTCGGCGTGTTGAAGCAGGGCGAAGGCGGCGGCTATCTGATCGCCGACGTCGAAGCCGCCGAGAAACTGTCGCTGGAGTCGGCCTCGACGGAGGATGACGAGCAGATCTACCTGACGATCGCGGACGACCGGCTGCATGGCCGGTTGCCGGAAAGGATCACCGAAAGCGAATTCCTGCGGCGCTATGACCTCACCAAGGGCCGGCTGTCGAAGATCCTGCTGCGTATGGCCAATGAGGGCTGGATCGAACGCCTGCCCGGTCACGGCTGGGCCTTCCTCCCGGTGCTGACGTCGCTCCAGGCCTATGAGGACAGCTTCCGGTTTCGCTTGTTGATCGAGCCTGCCGCTCTGCTGGAACCGAGTTTCAAGCTCAATCGCCCGGCGCTGCTACGCTGCCGGGAGGAGCAGGAGTGGCTGGTAAACGGCGGCATCTGGACGGTTCCGGACGCCAAGCTCTTCGAACTCAACAGCGGCATGCACGAGGCAATCATCGAATGCTGCCAGAACAGCTTCTTCATCGATTCCCTGAAACGCCTCGATCGCCTGCGCCGACTCATCGACTACCGGCAGATGCTCGACCGCAACAGCGCCCGCGAGCGCTGCCGCGAGCATATCGAGCTGCTAGACCTCATCCTCGCTGGCAAGAACGAAGACGCTTCGCGCTACATGGCGCGGCATCTCAAGGATCTTAGTCGCTTGAAGATCGTGGCGCGGGAAATGCGCGGCTAG
- a CDS encoding cysteine hydrolase family protein, whose translation MNPEKWIHLCIDMQRMFAEGTPWQVAWMPKVFDQVAEVAARFPDRTIFTRFVPPASPEELPGMWRAYYEKWPMMTTAELEPDLVDLVPELKKLVPPAHILDKTTYSPWTGGRLHGALTRQDIGTLVVTGGETDICVLAATLGAIDLGYKVILLKDAVCSTTDQTHDASLELLGNRFSVQVEVISTERWLSLV comes from the coding sequence ATGAACCCGGAAAAATGGATCCACCTGTGTATCGACATGCAGCGCATGTTTGCCGAGGGCACCCCTTGGCAAGTCGCCTGGATGCCCAAGGTTTTCGACCAGGTCGCCGAGGTCGCCGCCCGTTTTCCGGATCGGACGATATTCACGCGGTTCGTGCCGCCGGCTTCTCCGGAGGAACTGCCGGGCATGTGGCGCGCCTATTACGAAAAGTGGCCGATGATGACGACCGCTGAACTTGAACCCGATCTGGTGGATCTCGTTCCGGAGCTGAAGAAGCTGGTTCCGCCGGCACATATCCTCGACAAGACCACCTATTCGCCCTGGACAGGCGGTCGGCTGCATGGCGCCTTGACTCGCCAGGACATCGGGACGCTGGTCGTAACAGGAGGCGAGACGGACATCTGCGTGCTGGCCGCAACACTTGGAGCCATCGATCTCGGTTACAAGGTCATTCTGCTGAAGGACGCAGTTTGCAGTACGACCGATCAGACGCACGATGCGTCGCTGGAACTTCTGGGCAATCGCTTCTCGGTTCAAGTGGAGGTCATCAGCACCGAAAGATGGTTATCGTTGGTTTAG
- a CDS encoding TIM barrel protein: protein MIRRGLNQKTACRLSYEGFLDLAKELGCVGVKAHNDLGRPFFDGIAPRAAGDMARARGLRLLGLSEVYPFNDWFDARAAAVQGLIDTAEACGAETISLIPRVDGRGTEDGLRQRALRDVMREILPMLQGRNVLALIEPIGFSTSSLKDKAELVEAIEAVGGPAKFKLVHDTFQHAIAGGGPIFADYTALVHISGISDPLPPLDERLDAHRILVDERDRCDTSGQINSFLDAGYRGAFSFECTAPTVQESSTLAEDIARSFEYIEARSYSRLNQR from the coding sequence ATGATCCGCCGCGGGCTCAACCAGAAGACCGCCTGCCGGCTTTCCTACGAGGGTTTCCTCGATCTGGCAAAGGAGCTCGGATGCGTGGGCGTGAAGGCCCATAATGATTTGGGGCGGCCATTTTTTGACGGAATTGCACCGCGTGCGGCCGGCGACATGGCGCGCGCCAGGGGCCTCAGGCTTCTGGGTTTGAGCGAGGTCTATCCGTTCAACGACTGGTTCGACGCACGTGCGGCGGCCGTTCAGGGTTTGATCGATACGGCCGAGGCCTGTGGTGCCGAGACGATCAGTCTCATTCCCCGCGTGGACGGGAGAGGAACCGAGGACGGACTGCGCCAGAGGGCGCTGCGCGACGTCATGCGGGAGATCCTGCCCATGTTGCAAGGCCGCAATGTCCTGGCCCTGATAGAGCCGATCGGATTTTCAACCTCGTCGCTCAAGGACAAGGCCGAGCTTGTCGAGGCAATCGAGGCGGTGGGCGGACCAGCGAAATTCAAGCTGGTGCACGACACGTTCCAGCATGCGATCGCCGGCGGTGGCCCGATCTTCGCCGACTACACGGCGCTCGTGCATATCTCGGGAATCTCCGACCCGCTTCCGCCGCTGGACGAGCGGCTCGATGCGCACCGCATTCTCGTCGATGAACGGGATCGCTGCGACACGTCCGGCCAGATCAATTCCTTTCTCGACGCCGGATACCGAGGTGCATTCTCGTTCGAATGCACCGCACCGACCGTTCAAGAGAGTTCCACCCTGGCTGAGGATATCGCCCGCTCATTCGAGTATATCGAGGCTCGGTCATACAGTCGTCTAAACCAACGATAA
- the iolD gene encoding 3D-(3,5/4)-trihydroxycyclohexane-1,2-dione acylhydrolase (decyclizing): MTMKTIRLTAAQAMVKWLSVQKTEEGERFIDGVWAIFGHGNVAGIGEALHGIGDALPTWRGQNEQTMAHAAIAYAKTLKRTRAQAVTSSIGPGATNMVTACTLAHVNRLPVLFIPGDVFANRRPDPVLQQVEDFGDATVSANDCFRPVSAYFDRIARPEHLLTCLPRALATMTDPAICGPVTLAFCQDVQAEAYDYPETFFEPRVWRIRRPEPDAREVADLADSIRASKRPVIISGGGVIYSEAEADLIAFAEAHNIPFVETQAGKGANSWDHPLNFGSPGVTGSASANALCAEADLVIGVGTRFQDFTTGSWALFRNAARRLVSINLAGHDATKHGALPCVGDAKITLGRLSAALGQHRAPAFDAESRLDWHAAVTRVTAAPETDAAGNLPSDAQVIGAVQRVATERTVVMCAAGTMPGALQVLWQAAAGGYHMEYGYSCMGYEVAGAMGIKLARPDKEVICFVGDGSYMMANSELATAVMRRVPFTVVLTDNRGYGCINRLQIECGGAEFNNMYKDSNVEVQPEIDFVAHAAAMGAHAEKVGSIGELEARIVAARGRKIPSVIVIDTDAVPGTGAGGHWWDVAVPQAGGPERLERARAHYNQNAAHQRTFD, from the coding sequence ATGACCATGAAGACGATTCGGCTGACGGCGGCGCAGGCCATGGTCAAATGGCTCTCGGTGCAGAAGACCGAGGAGGGCGAGCGCTTCATCGACGGCGTCTGGGCGATCTTCGGCCACGGCAACGTGGCCGGGATTGGCGAAGCGCTGCACGGCATCGGCGATGCGCTGCCGACCTGGCGCGGCCAGAACGAGCAGACGATGGCCCATGCCGCGATAGCCTATGCGAAGACACTCAAACGCACCCGCGCCCAGGCGGTAACCTCCTCCATCGGCCCCGGCGCCACGAACATGGTGACCGCCTGTACGCTGGCCCATGTCAACCGGCTGCCGGTGCTGTTCATCCCCGGGGACGTGTTCGCCAACCGCCGCCCCGATCCGGTGCTGCAGCAGGTGGAGGACTTCGGCGACGCGACGGTCAGCGCCAACGACTGCTTCCGCCCGGTCTCGGCCTATTTCGACCGGATCGCGCGGCCCGAGCATCTCTTGACCTGTTTGCCGCGGGCGCTCGCGACCATGACCGATCCCGCCATCTGCGGCCCGGTCACGCTCGCCTTCTGCCAGGACGTACAGGCTGAGGCCTATGACTATCCGGAGACATTCTTCGAGCCGAGGGTCTGGCGAATTCGCCGCCCCGAGCCCGATGCGCGCGAGGTCGCCGATCTCGCCGACTCGATCCGGGCGTCGAAGCGCCCAGTGATCATCTCCGGAGGCGGGGTGATCTATTCTGAGGCCGAGGCGGATCTCATCGCCTTTGCCGAGGCGCACAACATCCCTTTCGTCGAGACGCAGGCGGGAAAGGGAGCGAACAGCTGGGACCACCCGCTGAACTTCGGCTCGCCCGGAGTGACGGGCTCGGCCTCGGCCAATGCACTCTGCGCAGAGGCGGACCTGGTGATCGGCGTCGGGACCCGCTTCCAGGATTTTACCACTGGCAGCTGGGCGCTCTTCCGCAACGCCGCGCGCCGGCTCGTGTCGATCAACCTTGCCGGCCATGATGCGACGAAGCACGGGGCTCTTCCCTGCGTGGGCGATGCCAAGATCACGCTCGGGCGGCTGAGCGCGGCTCTCGGTCAGCACCGCGCGCCAGCTTTCGACGCTGAGAGCCGCCTGGATTGGCATGCAGCCGTTACACGCGTGACGGCGGCGCCGGAGACGGACGCGGCGGGTAACCTGCCGTCGGACGCGCAGGTGATCGGCGCGGTGCAGCGGGTAGCGACCGAAAGGACGGTGGTCATGTGCGCTGCCGGCACCATGCCCGGCGCCCTGCAGGTGCTCTGGCAGGCGGCCGCGGGCGGCTATCACATGGAATACGGCTATTCCTGCATGGGCTATGAGGTGGCCGGCGCCATGGGCATCAAGCTCGCCCGCCCCGACAAGGAGGTGATCTGCTTTGTCGGCGACGGCTCCTACATGATGGCGAATTCGGAGCTTGCCACCGCCGTGATGCGCCGCGTGCCGTTCACCGTCGTCCTCACCGACAACCGCGGCTACGGTTGCATCAACCGGCTCCAGATCGAATGCGGCGGGGCCGAGTTCAACAACATGTACAAGGACTCCAATGTCGAAGTGCAGCCCGAGATCGACTTCGTCGCCCATGCTGCGGCAATGGGGGCGCATGCCGAGAAGGTGGGCTCGATCGGGGAGCTCGAAGCGCGGATCGTCGCGGCGCGCGGGCGGAAAATCCCGAGCGTGATCGTCATCGACACGGATGCCGTGCCCGGCACCGGTGCGGGCGGCCATTGGTGGGACGTTGCCGTCCCGCAGGCCGGCGGACCGGAGCGCCTTGAACGCGCCCGCGCGCACTACAATCAGAATGCTGCCCACCAGCGGACGTTCGATTGA